From the genome of Streptomyces spinoverrucosus:
CGACGCCGCCGCGCGCCGCCTCCCGGTTGCCGACCCGGGCGACGTACGGCACGGAGCTGAGCAGGACGGAGATCGCGCCGCGGGCGACGTTGCCGGCCGGGCCGCCGCCGGTGCGGTAGCGGGCGACCCTGATGTGGGCGCCCTTGGGCGGCACGGCGCCGCACTGCCGCAGCGTGCCGTCGGGTTCGCGCAGCGCCGGGGGGAAGGTGAACTCGCCGGTGGTGGCGTCCACGCGGACGTGCCGGTCGGCGGGCCCGGAGCGGCCGAAGTGCTCGACGACGTCCCAGCGTTGCCACCCCTCGGGCGAGGACACCTCGACGACGGGAGGTTCGCCGTCGAGGAGGACCGGCGGGCGGGTGAGCCGGAACGTCTGCCCGGCGACCCCCTCAGAGGTGCCGAGCGGTACGTCGGTCACGGTCTCGGCGTGCTCGACGGACATGGTGCCGCCCACGGTGAACACCGCCGCCTCACGCACGGTGGGGGACTCCGAGTAGAACGGCTGGCCCGGCTCCGCCTCGGTGACCCGGCAGCGCAGCCAGCCGGCCCGGGTCCCGCCGATCACCGACGCCGTGTGTCCGGCCGGTACGTGGACGATGACCTCGCCGGGCCGGTTCAGCCCGCCGGTGGTGTCGGTGCCGGTCTCGCACACCCGCCAGCCGCCGCCGTCCCACGCCTCCCACACCAGCGGGGGCTGGCGCGGGTCCACGCCGACGCCCTCCACGCGGCTGTCCAGGCGCACCGCGACGATGCAGCGCGGCACCGCCGTCGGCAGGCCGAACAGCAGCGCGTCACCCGGCTCGGGGGCCGTCTGGAAGCAGGGTACGTCGCGGCCCTCGGCGAGCATCCCGGTGCGGTCGGTCTGCTCACCGGTCCGGGGCGCGGCCACCAGGCGGGTCAACTCGCTGGGGACGATGCGCAGTTCGTCGGTGGTGGTGAACACCACGGGCTCGTCGGTCTCGCCGCGTGCGGTGGTCACCTCGGTGCCGGCGGGCAGCGCCACCGTGTCGGGCTGCGGCGCGGACAGCCAGAAGTCGACATCGGCCGTGGCGGCGGCCGGCGGGAACAGGCGGATGCCCAGCAGGTCGAGGAACGCGGTGTAGTTCTTGTCCGGGACCCGGTTCAGCCGGTACAGCAGCTGGTCCACCAGGTAGGCGAACGTCTCGATCAGGGTGACGCCCGGGTCGGAGACGTTGTGGTCGGTCCACTCGGGGGCGCGCTGCTGCACGTACCGCTTCGCCTCGTCGACGAGTTGCTGGAAGCGCCGGTCGTCCAGGTTGGGAGAGGGCAGGGCCATCAGGCGGCGCCCCGTTCCCCGGTCGCCGCCTCGAAGCCCGTACCGAGTTCCTCGTCGAGGGCGTCGTCGGAGGGGATCGTGTAGAAGGGGAAGACCAGGTTGCGCCGGTCGTTGGTGGAGCGCACGGTGTAGTGCACGTCGATGTAGAGGGTGCCGGCCTCGACGGCGTCGAAGGCGACCATCACGTCGTCCACCGCGATCCGCGGCTCCCAGCGCTCCAGGGCCTCGCGTACCTGCTGTGCGACGCGCCCGGCGGTGGCGCCGTCGCCGGGGGCGAAGACGTAGTCGTGGATGCCGCAGCCGAACTCGGGGCGCATGGGGCGCTCGCCGGGCGCGGTGCCGAGCACCAGGCGGATCGCCTCCTCGATCTCCCGCTCCCGCTCGACCATGCCGATCCCGCCGGTCGGTCCGACCCGCAGCGGGAACGCCCAGCCGCGGCCGATGAACCGCTCGCTCACACCGCACCGCCGATCATGACGTTCATGGCGCCGGTGACGACCATCGCGCCGCACGTGCTCTGGTCGCGCATCTTCGCGGCCGGCAACCCGCCGATGAGTACCTGTCCCTTGGTGGCCGAGGCCGGGTCGGGCTTGATCACGTTGGCCGGTCCCAGGGCCGCGTGCTGGGGGATCGGACAGGCGACCAGGCTGCCCACGACGGCGGCGGGTTTGCCGCCGATCAGCACGGTCGCCACCCGCGCTGCGGCTCCGGGCGGCGGGGTGGTGATCCGGCCGCCGTGGTTGGTGGGGTCACCGGTACGGGCTGCGGCTGGCATGCGGTGCTCCTTGCGGGAAGGTCGGCGGCCTGGAGGCCTCGCGGTTTCGGTTGGTGCGGACAGTGGCCGGGGCCTCAGTTGATGTGGACGAACTTGCCGTTGAGGACGGCCTTCAGACCGCCGTCGACCGTGGCGTCGGTCTTTCCGGTGACGCCCACCGAACGGCCGTCGATCTGGACCGAGTTGGTGCCGTTGATGTTCACGTCCTTGGCGTTCACGGTCACGGTGCCCGTCTTCGCCTCCAGCGTGATGCCGCTGTTGTCGAGCACGACGGAGCTGACGGGGTTGGCCTTGGTCGCGTACACCGTCAGCTCGATCCGGTTCCGCCGGTCGTCCAGGAACACCTCCAGGCGCTCGTCGGCGGTCATCAGCCGCACCCCCGAGCGCCCGGGCGCCCGGGCGTCCAGCAGCTCCACCCGGTGTCCCGAACGCGACACGATGGA
Proteins encoded in this window:
- a CDS encoding putative baseplate assembly protein, whose protein sequence is MALPSPNLDDRRFQQLVDEAKRYVQQRAPEWTDHNVSDPGVTLIETFAYLVDQLLYRLNRVPDKNYTAFLDLLGIRLFPPAAATADVDFWLSAPQPDTVALPAGTEVTTARGETDEPVVFTTTDELRIVPSELTRLVAAPRTGEQTDRTGMLAEGRDVPCFQTAPEPGDALLFGLPTAVPRCIVAVRLDSRVEGVGVDPRQPPLVWEAWDGGGWRVCETGTDTTGGLNRPGEVIVHVPAGHTASVIGGTRAGWLRCRVTEAEPGQPFYSESPTVREAAVFTVGGTMSVEHAETVTDVPLGTSEGVAGQTFRLTRPPVLLDGEPPVVEVSSPEGWQRWDVVEHFGRSGPADRHVRVDATTGEFTFPPALREPDGTLRQCGAVPPKGAHIRVARYRTGGGPAGNVARGAISVLLSSVPYVARVGNREAARGGVAGETVANARLRAPEALRMQERAVTAEDYEILSRQAAPSVRRVRCLPAAEDAGAVRVLVVPDAVADEGDDRLRFEQLIPSEQVLRAITATLDERRLIGTRLVVEPPVYQGVTVVARLAAAPGDTDRVRDAALDALFRHLNPLHGGPDGTGWPFGRPVQYGEVFGVIQRATGNALVEEIRLFPADPIIGRRGAPTDRIDLAAGALVFSYQHQVVVTAVEPEARGGVRG
- a CDS encoding GPW/gp25 family protein → MSERFIGRGWAFPLRVGPTGGIGMVEREREIEEAIRLVLGTAPGERPMRPEFGCGIHDYVFAPGDGATAGRVAQQVREALERWEPRIAVDDVMVAFDAVEAGTLYIDVHYTVRSTNDRRNLVFPFYTIPSDDALDEELGTGFEAATGERGAA
- a CDS encoding PAAR domain-containing protein, which gives rise to MPAAARTGDPTNHGGRITTPPPGAAARVATVLIGGKPAAVVGSLVACPIPQHAALGPANVIKPDPASATKGQVLIGGLPAAKMRDQSTCGAMVVTGAMNVMIGGAV